ACGTGTCTCAAAAAACATTCATGCTGGGTCAACAACTTCGACCGGACGTATCCAGTGTTACAACAAACGATGCAAGCTATCGAACAAAATGACAGTTCAGGAGCGAACCTTCAAGCCAGTAAGTTAAAGAAATTTTGTGTAAAAAGTGAGCAGGTCATGGATCAGATGAGATATGAACTTTCATATTACCAGGCAAATAAACGCCTCAAAGAACAAGTGAAGGAAAGTCGTAAATTCGTTTCAGAGCAGTTGAACGGAGTATCTGAAGTCATGAATAATTTTGCTAAAGAAATGTTGAAAGAAAGGCAAGAACATGACTGGCATGAAGCAGAAGTAAGAAAAATGCTTAACGGGTTATCGATCGAGATTGAACACCTTGAAATCTATTCGATCGATAAAGGTAACGTCGATATAGAGATGACTTTGTACTTCCAACACTATCACGGCGAGGCAGAAAAGATTATTGCTCCGATGCTATCAGACTTACTATCAGAAATTATTCAGGTGGAATATGAAAATCCGAAAGACCAACGAGGCGGCTCAAGAACCTTCATTTTTTCATCGATTAAAAGATATCAGCTGACCACTGGAGTGGCGCATGCCGCAAAGAACGGGAACTTTTTATCAGGTGACAGCTATTTGATGTTGGAATTAGGTAAAAGCAGGTTCGCCTTAGCGATCAGTGACGGAATGGGTAATGGTGAGAGAGCTTATTTAGAGAGTTCAGACACGTTAAGGTTACTGAAACAAATCTTACAATCTGGAATTCACGAACAAGTGGCGATCCAGTCGATTAACTCGATTCTCTCATTGAGGACGTCTGATGAAATATACGCAACCTTAGATTTGACGATTATTGATTTGCAACAGCCTTATGCTAACTTTTTAAAGATCGGTGCGACTGTTAGTTATATTGTAAGGCCAGGAGGGGTTTATACAGTAGAGTCTAGCAACCTGCCAATCGGTATATTGGATGAGTTCGACGTAGACCCTGTCCATCAGCCGGTTAAAGATGGAGATATCATCGTCATGTTGAGTGATGGAATCCTTGAAACAGCGAACACTATAGAAAACCGTGAAGTTTGGTTAAAAAGAAAGCTGAGAGAAATGGAAACTGATCATCCTCAAGAAATAGCAGATTTGATTTTGGAAGAAGCGATCAGAAGTAATAATGGAGAAATCACTGACGATATGACAGTACTAGTTGCGAAAATAAATAAAAGTAAACCGAAGTGGGCATCTTTTTCGATTGGATCAAGATAAAAGTCGCACATTCACGGTGTTTCCTTTATATCTTGTTCCTTTTCTCCAATTGCTACGTTGATAACCGGACGCTTACGCTTTTCTTATTTGTCTAGCTCCAGTGCCCAGAAACTAGGTGACTTCACTCAGCAACCTACGATAATTTAACATCGGCTCAATTTTTCGCTGTGTTTCCTATATCTCAGCTGTTGAGCTCCAGTCACTACGTTTCTAACCGGACGCTTACGCTTTTCTTAGGTATACGCTGAATTTTTTTCGTCAACAATGTTGATAAAGAAAAGGAGGCGTTACGTATGAGTAAAGGAACGATCCAGCAATTGCTGTTG
Above is a window of Halalkalibacillus sediminis DNA encoding:
- the spoIIE gene encoding stage II sporulation protein E, which gives rise to MDMLTKIGEITAESKFQRIYQSFNGLKQWLFQVLFEKGWLIMMISFFLGRAVILTSLSPFALAFLATTIVVKRGLAFRVFLFLMAGAVSINTLQGLALLSSGLLFLFFYKWFLSKAPHKTSLLITGTLLSSFIGRGAVLAVQDQLVIYDVAILTIEAVLSAFLVMIFLQSYPFLINDFRSRNLRIEEVICIVILSTAILSGLVGLTVSGVELGLVGSKYFVIVSAFIAGATVGSAIGVIVGLMLSLVSTFHLYQLSLLALAGLLGGLLKSTNKLGVSSGLFIASFLIGFYHVDTVSLLQIMTESALAAGLLLVTPNRWLKKIATFVPGTEESKEENDEYIQRVRNATAERVERFSEMFQVLSHSFDYFNQEGKQLETSEVDEYLSRVTEKTCQTCLKKHSCWVNNFDRTYPVLQQTMQAIEQNDSSGANLQASKLKKFCVKSEQVMDQMRYELSYYQANKRLKEQVKESRKFVSEQLNGVSEVMNNFAKEMLKERQEHDWHEAEVRKMLNGLSIEIEHLEIYSIDKGNVDIEMTLYFQHYHGEAEKIIAPMLSDLLSEIIQVEYENPKDQRGGSRTFIFSSIKRYQLTTGVAHAAKNGNFLSGDSYLMLELGKSRFALAISDGMGNGERAYLESSDTLRLLKQILQSGIHEQVAIQSINSILSLRTSDEIYATLDLTIIDLQQPYANFLKIGATVSYIVRPGGVYTVESSNLPIGILDEFDVDPVHQPVKDGDIIVMLSDGILETANTIENREVWLKRKLREMETDHPQEIADLILEEAIRSNNGEITDDMTVLVAKINKSKPKWASFSIGSR